The following proteins come from a genomic window of Gordonia westfalica:
- a CDS encoding NAD(P)H-quinone oxidoreductase: MKAIVVESENLSVHDVPDPSPAAGEVVIDVVAAGVNRADILQRAGKYPPPPGASETLGLEVSGRISALGDQVSGWAVGDEVCALLAGGGYAEKVAVPAEQVMQVPRGVDLVSAAALPEVACTVSSNVFDTAHLSTGELLLIHGGSSGIGTHATQIAHAMGARVAVTARNQTKLERCREYGAEILIDYTRDDFAAVLKENGGADVILDIIGAKYLSSNIKALNTDGRLVIIGMQGGTKAELPIGLLLAKRLSVMGTTLRARPVHGPGGKAEVVAATVGRTWPLIESGKVKPVVDRTFPLADAAAAHDHLNSGDAIGKVLLTVE, translated from the coding sequence GTGAAAGCCATCGTCGTCGAATCCGAGAACCTGTCCGTGCACGACGTGCCCGACCCGTCGCCGGCTGCCGGTGAGGTGGTGATCGACGTGGTCGCGGCGGGGGTCAACCGCGCCGATATCCTCCAGCGGGCAGGCAAGTATCCCCCGCCGCCCGGTGCGTCGGAGACGCTCGGTCTCGAGGTGTCCGGACGGATCTCCGCACTCGGCGACCAGGTGTCCGGCTGGGCGGTGGGCGACGAGGTGTGCGCGCTGCTGGCCGGCGGCGGCTATGCGGAGAAGGTCGCCGTCCCGGCCGAGCAGGTGATGCAGGTCCCGCGCGGCGTCGACCTCGTTTCGGCGGCGGCACTTCCCGAGGTGGCGTGCACCGTGTCGTCGAATGTCTTCGACACCGCACACCTGAGCACGGGCGAACTGTTGCTCATCCACGGCGGGTCCAGCGGCATCGGCACCCACGCGACGCAGATCGCCCACGCGATGGGTGCCCGGGTCGCGGTCACCGCCCGCAACCAGACCAAGCTCGAGCGCTGCCGCGAGTACGGCGCCGAGATCCTCATCGACTACACCCGCGACGATTTCGCCGCGGTCCTGAAGGAGAACGGCGGCGCCGACGTCATCCTCGACATCATCGGCGCCAAGTATCTGTCGTCGAACATCAAGGCGCTGAACACAGACGGACGCCTGGTGATCATCGGGATGCAGGGCGGCACGAAGGCCGAACTCCCCATCGGCCTACTGCTCGCCAAGCGACTCTCGGTGATGGGTACGACACTGCGCGCCCGGCCCGTCCACGGTCCGGGCGGCAAGGCCGAGGTGGTCGCGGCGACGGTCGGTCGCACCTGGCCGCTGATCGAGTCCGGGAAGGTGAAGCCGGTGGTCGACCGCACTTTCCCGCTCGCCGACGCCGCCGCCGCCCACGACCACCTCAACAGCGGGGACGCCATCGGGAAGGTCCTGCTGACGGTCGAGTAG
- a CDS encoding MarR family winged helix-turn-helix transcriptional regulator, protein MSEKTDDPAAGPPRSLTSAEAESWLNLVDGGWALFARINDEFVKRGLSLSDLRILEAISQSPKLGVSEVADTVHMRVSTVSRIIARLSEVGDVERLESKADGRHRLVHLTDQGRKTLIAHVTLRDRVIRKFVVDAMSPDEFAALGTAFRKIRAAVDAPDGESAPAS, encoded by the coding sequence GTGTCGGAGAAAACGGACGATCCAGCAGCAGGTCCTCCACGATCGCTCACCTCGGCCGAGGCCGAGAGCTGGCTCAACCTCGTCGACGGCGGGTGGGCCCTGTTCGCGCGCATCAATGACGAGTTCGTGAAGCGGGGACTGTCGTTGTCCGACCTGCGCATCCTCGAGGCGATCTCGCAGTCGCCGAAGCTGGGGGTCAGTGAGGTCGCCGACACGGTGCACATGCGGGTGAGCACCGTGTCGCGCATCATCGCGCGGCTCAGCGAGGTCGGCGACGTCGAACGCCTCGAATCCAAGGCCGACGGCCGGCACCGCCTCGTCCATCTGACCGACCAGGGGCGCAAGACCCTGATCGCGCACGTCACCCTCCGTGACCGGGTCATCCGGAAGTTCGTCGTCGACGCGATGAGCCCCGACGAGTTCGCCGCGCTGGGCACCGCCTTCCGCAAGATCCGGGCGGCGGTCGACGCCCCGGACGGGGAATCCGCCCCCGCTTCCTGA
- a CDS encoding cysteine desulfurase-like protein codes for MAFDVAYVRGLIPSLGDGWIHLDPQAGMQVPDSVATAVTTSFRHLAAAPGGVYPSARASAEVTDSARRAIADLVGGDAAGVVLGPSRYSLLAGLADALAPHAFVRGDVVVTRQDDEPNIVPWVRAAERYAGRIRWAEVDVETGELPAWQFGDLVTPDTEVVAVTLASSTTGAITDLGEITPLVRDAGALFVVDATNAAPYLSMDIHELGADVLVVSAERWGGPRMSAMVFREPRVIDRLRLMSMDPAAKGPARLEPEPHQGSMLAGLVASIEHLAGLDEDVIGKRRRRLVASLDGVYEYLQRLTYYLVTTLTQLNHINVVGTEENRVPLVSFTVDGVSADKVVLRLADNGVCALADVPNRALVRMGAPEFGGAVTVGLAPYSTPYEVDHLVRTLGSLA; via the coding sequence ATGGCATTCGACGTCGCCTATGTGCGTGGATTGATTCCATCGCTCGGCGACGGCTGGATTCACCTCGACCCCCAGGCGGGTATGCAGGTCCCGGATTCGGTCGCCACAGCGGTGACCACCAGCTTCCGTCACCTGGCGGCGGCACCCGGTGGCGTGTACCCGTCGGCACGCGCCTCCGCGGAGGTCACCGACAGTGCCCGCCGCGCGATCGCCGATCTGGTCGGTGGCGACGCCGCGGGCGTGGTCCTCGGACCGTCGCGGTACTCGTTGCTGGCCGGACTGGCCGATGCGCTCGCACCGCACGCGTTCGTCCGCGGCGACGTGGTGGTGACCCGGCAGGACGACGAACCGAACATCGTGCCGTGGGTACGCGCGGCCGAACGGTATGCCGGCCGTATCCGATGGGCCGAGGTGGACGTGGAGACCGGTGAACTGCCCGCGTGGCAGTTCGGTGACCTCGTCACTCCCGACACCGAGGTCGTGGCGGTGACCCTCGCGTCGTCGACGACCGGGGCGATCACCGACCTCGGGGAGATCACGCCGCTGGTCCGCGACGCGGGCGCGCTGTTCGTCGTCGACGCCACGAACGCCGCGCCGTACCTGTCCATGGACATTCACGAGTTGGGTGCCGACGTGCTGGTGGTGTCCGCCGAGCGCTGGGGCGGCCCGCGGATGTCGGCGATGGTGTTCCGCGAACCCCGCGTCATCGACCGTCTGCGACTGATGTCGATGGACCCCGCGGCCAAGGGGCCGGCCCGGCTCGAACCCGAACCGCATCAGGGGTCGATGCTGGCCGGTCTGGTGGCCTCGATTGAACATCTCGCCGGACTGGACGAGGACGTCATCGGGAAGCGGCGCCGTCGGCTGGTCGCCTCGCTCGACGGCGTCTACGAATACCTGCAGCGCTTGACCTATTACCTGGTCACGACGCTGACCCAGCTCAACCACATCAACGTGGTCGGCACCGAGGAGAACCGGGTGCCGCTGGTGAGCTTCACGGTCGACGGGGTGAGCGCGGACAAGGTGGTTCTCCGCCTCGCCGACAACGGTGTCTGCGCACTTGCCGATGTTCCCAACCGGGCCCTGGTGCGGATGGGTGCTCCGGAGTTCGGGGGTGCCGTCACGGTGGGGCTCGCCCCGTATTCGACACCGTACGAAGTCGACCATCTGGTCCGGACCCTTGGTTCACTCGCCTGA
- a CDS encoding bacterial proteasome activator family protein — protein sequence MAIDGTPGPGSMPGRPFGAGDSDNVIVVGAGVDDSKPDDETSDSTSVADMVEQPAKVMRIGTMIKQLLEEVRAAPLDDASRNRLREIHQSSIRELEDGLAPELREELERLALPFSDDQTPSDAELRIAQAQLVGWLEGLFHGIQTALFAQQMAARAQLEQMRQGALPPGMPAPGGAHSNSPGQYL from the coding sequence ATGGCAATCGATGGCACACCAGGACCCGGTTCGATGCCCGGCCGCCCCTTCGGCGCCGGCGACTCCGACAACGTGATCGTCGTGGGCGCGGGCGTCGATGATTCGAAACCCGATGACGAGACGTCGGATTCGACGAGCGTCGCCGACATGGTCGAGCAGCCCGCCAAGGTCATGCGCATCGGCACGATGATCAAGCAGCTGCTCGAGGAAGTCCGTGCCGCTCCGCTCGACGACGCGTCCCGAAACCGGCTCCGCGAGATCCACCAGTCGTCGATCCGCGAGCTCGAGGACGGTCTGGCCCCCGAGCTGCGCGAAGAGCTCGAGCGGCTCGCGCTGCCGTTCTCCGACGATCAGACGCCGTCGGACGCCGAGCTCCGGATCGCGCAGGCCCAGCTCGTCGGCTGGCTCGAAGGCCTGTTCCACGGCATCCAGACGGCGTTGTTCGCCCAGCAGATGGCCGCCCGCGCACAGCTCGAGCAGATGCGTCAGGGTGCCCTGCCCCCGGGCATGCCGGCACCCGGCGGAGCGCACAGCAACAGCCCCGGGCAATATCTCTGA
- a CDS encoding ABC transporter permease — protein sequence MSAVVDDDAIPARPDSSGSRTFARGVRDLRDGLASRELWFHLGWQDIKQRYRRSVLGPLWIVIATGVTAIAMGLLYGELFGMDIKVFLPYVALGFIFWNFIQSSILDGAEVFSKNEGLIKQLPAPVSVHVYRVVWRALIIFAHNVVIIVVIFLIFPPPLNWTVLLVVPAIALYVLNAIWVTIVFGILSTRFRDIGQLLTTVVQLVFFMTPIIWTTSSLGNASGETSSRLKLVELNPMFHYLEIARGPLLGEPVEFYHWAVVLGCTAVGWVLGMLVMRNYRARVAYWV from the coding sequence GTGTCAGCGGTAGTAGACGACGACGCGATTCCCGCGCGTCCCGACAGTTCCGGGTCCCGCACCTTCGCGCGCGGTGTCAGGGACCTCCGCGACGGTCTCGCCAGCCGGGAACTGTGGTTCCATCTGGGTTGGCAGGACATCAAGCAGCGCTATCGTCGCTCGGTGCTCGGTCCGCTCTGGATCGTAATCGCGACCGGCGTCACCGCGATCGCGATGGGTCTGCTCTACGGCGAGCTGTTCGGCATGGACATCAAGGTGTTCCTGCCGTACGTCGCACTCGGGTTCATCTTCTGGAATTTCATCCAGAGCTCGATCCTCGACGGCGCGGAGGTCTTCTCCAAGAACGAGGGACTGATCAAGCAGCTGCCCGCACCGGTCAGCGTGCACGTCTACCGGGTCGTGTGGCGGGCGTTGATCATCTTCGCGCACAACGTGGTGATCATCGTCGTGATCTTCCTGATCTTCCCGCCGCCACTGAACTGGACCGTACTACTCGTGGTTCCCGCGATCGCCCTGTACGTACTCAATGCGATCTGGGTGACCATCGTCTTCGGCATCCTGTCGACCCGCTTCCGCGACATCGGCCAGCTGCTGACCACCGTGGTCCAGTTGGTGTTCTTCATGACGCCGATCATCTGGACAACGTCGAGCCTCGGAAACGCCTCGGGTGAGACCTCGTCGCGATTGAAGCTCGTCGAGCTGAACCCGATGTTCCATTACCTCGAGATCGCCCGGGGCCCGCTTCTCGGCGAGCCGGTGGAGTTCTACCACTGGGCCGTGGTCCTCGGCTGCACCGCGGTCGGCTGGGTTCTGGGCATGCTGGTGATGCGCAACTACCGCGCCCGCGTGGCGTACTGGGTGTAG